In the genome of Natronorubrum daqingense, the window GCCGACGGTAAAGCCAAAGAGCACGTCGACGTCGATTTGGCCGCCGTACTCCGAGCGGCGAATGTAGTGGTCGACGCCGCCGTTTGGAACCACCCACTCGAGTTCGGCGTCGGGGAACTCCTCCGTAAACGCCTCCTCGAGCCACTCGCCGGCCGGGTTCGGACCGTCGACCATCGAACGGTACGTCGCGACCCTGAGCGTGCCGTCGTATCGCGGCTCGTCGGGCTCTGGATCGCCGTCGTCGCCGTTCGGTGGCTCGTCGTCCCCGTTTCGCGTCAGACAGCCGGCGAGTCCAGCCGTGGCTCCCGTCCCGACGCCGCCGAGGGCACGAACGACCGTCCGGCGTTTCATCCTGCGAGACTACGTAGTGAAGACGTAAGTCTCGTTCCCAACCAATCGAATTTCACACATATTTGTTGAAAAACAATTTCTGATTGGGCCTCGAGCGACGGCTCCACATCCGTCCGCGACGTCGTACTCGTCATCGTCACTCGTATCGGAGCGCGTCGATCGGATCCGTGCGCGCCGCTCGCCAGGCCGGATACAGGCCTGAGAGGATTCCGACGAGGACGCCGACGACAATCGCCAGCGCGACGTATTCGTAGGGGTAGACCAGCGGTAGATCGATGTACCAGACGCCGAGATAGCCCGCGGCGAGGCCGAGAATCGTGCCGATGATCGCTCCGACGACGCCGAGAATTACCGCTTCTGCGAGGAACAACCCCAGAATCTCTCGGTTTTGGGCCCCGACGGCCTTCATGATCCCGATTTCGCGGGTCCGCTCGGTGACGGAGACGAGCATGATGTTCGCGATGCCGATGGACCCGACGAGCAACGAGAGCGCCGCGATACCGACGATAAAGTTCTGCAGGAGACCCAACACGTCCTCGAGTTGCTGGAGCAACTCCGTGCTCGTCTGGAGGGTTACCTCGAGGTCATCGTCGAGTAACTCGCCGGCGTCGGAGTCCTCGCTCTCGAGGTAGGTGGTCGCACTCTCCTGGGCACGATCGATCGCTTCCTCGTCGGCTGACTCGGCTTCGACGACGATGGCGAGGAAACGAGCGTCCGCCATCGCCTGATCGTCCTCGCTGCCGTTCGCGCCAGCGTTCTCGTCGGTGGCTTCGTCCCCTTCGGTACCCTCCCCGCCGCCGGCGTCACCGTCACCCCCGGCCTCGCCTCCTGGAAGCTCTCCTGCAGCGTCTTCGGTGTAGTAGGGGTCCGTCGGGACGTACACTCGCGGCGACGGCTCGAATCCTTCGAAGGGACTCAGCCCCTCCGACGTTTCGGTGATGCCGACGACGGTGACGCTGGTCTGCTCGCCACCCTGTAACGCGACGGTTAGTTCATCGCCGGTCTCGAGATCCTCCTCGAACTGGCCGGCGACGGCGGGGTTGACGACCGCCTCGCGTTCGCCCTGTTCGAACTGTCGACCCTCCTCGAGCGTGTCGTCTCTGATGTACGTCGGCCCGGCCGCGACCAGCGCGTCGCTCTGTGGAGAGAGTTCGTCCTCGTAGACGAGCGCCTGCGTCGAAATCGGCATGTAGCCGTAGGCGGCGTCGATATCCTCGTCGTCGGAGAGCGTCTCGAGGTCGTCCTCGCTGAAGACGGGTTGTGCACCGGCCAGTGGCCCACCTTCGGTGTCGGGGTCGCTCGCCCAGCCGTAGCTGTTGCGCTGGTCGTCGGGGCTAATGTCGCCGATGACGCCCGCCTGCAGGCTCGCTCCGAGCGTGACGAACGCGATGACGGCTGCGATGCCGATCACGATGCCGAGGGTCGTCAGCGTCGAGCGAAGTTTGTGCCCGCGAATCGACCGCCAGGCGAGTGCCAGACTCGCGCCGAGACGCATCAGTGGCCTCCGTATGCGTCGCCCCGCTCGTCTGCGCCATCGGTTCCGTCGACAGATTCGACGCGCTCGAGCGTTCCATCGAGCAGGTGAACGATTCGCTCGGCGTGGGTGGCGACGTGACGTTCGTGGGTCACGACGACCATCGTCGTCCCGGCCTCGTGGAACTCGGCGAAGAGTTCGAGCACGTTCGCGCCGGTTTCGGTGTCCAGATTACCCGTCGGCTCGTCAGCGAGGACGAGTTCGGGTTCGTTGACGAGCGCGCGAGCCAGCGCCACTCGCTGGCGCTGCCCGCCGGAGAGTTCGTTCGGGTGGTGGTCCGCTCGATCCGCGAGGCCGACGCGTTCGAGTAACGTGCTCGCTCGTTCACGGCGTTCCGCTCGGCCGACGTTTCGAAACAGCTGTGGCATCGCCACGTTCTCGAGGGCGGACAGCCGCGGCATGAGGTTGAACGTCTGGAAGACGAAACCGACGGTCGTCCCGCGGAGGGTCGTTCGCTCGGCGTCGCTTAGACCGCCAACGTCGCGGCCGTCGACCACGA includes:
- a CDS encoding ABC transporter permease is translated as MRLGASLALAWRSIRGHKLRSTLTTLGIVIGIAAVIAFVTLGASLQAGVIGDISPDDQRNSYGWASDPDTEGGPLAGAQPVFSEDDLETLSDDEDIDAAYGYMPISTQALVYEDELSPQSDALVAAGPTYIRDDTLEEGRQFEQGEREAVVNPAVAGQFEEDLETGDELTVALQGGEQTSVTVVGITETSEGLSPFEGFEPSPRVYVPTDPYYTEDAAGELPGGEAGGDGDAGGGEGTEGDEATDENAGANGSEDDQAMADARFLAIVVEAESADEEAIDRAQESATTYLESEDSDAGELLDDDLEVTLQTSTELLQQLEDVLGLLQNFIVGIAALSLLVGSIGIANIMLVSVTERTREIGIMKAVGAQNREILGLFLAEAVILGVVGAIIGTILGLAAGYLGVWYIDLPLVYPYEYVALAIVVGVLVGILSGLYPAWRAARTDPIDALRYE
- a CDS encoding ABC transporter ATP-binding protein is translated as MATSDPATTGDSGSAVSLENVHKTYHLGEPVHALDGVSLEIPRGSYTAIMGPSGSGKSTLMNLVGCLDTPTSGTVVVDGRDVGGLSDAERTTLRGTTVGFVFQTFNLMPRLSALENVAMPQLFRNVGRAERRERASTLLERVGLADRADHHPNELSGGQRQRVALARALVNEPELVLADEPTGNLDTETGANVLELFAEFHEAGTTMVVVTHERHVATHAERIVHLLDGTLERVESVDGTDGADERGDAYGGH